One genomic region from Mycoplasmopsis columbina encodes:
- the dnaA gene encoding chromosomal replication initiator protein DnaA — MTTSDVLKKYDSASLKKYTKKTLEYLKNAVEDISIYKTWVNFEIIDVKMENHFYINTNLSEKMMSIWVKPYEESIEEALKFAFGCSSCQITFLAKKTVEKTKKEDVKTKSVTKKVETENESKEIYNDSLNKEYTFENYVRADFNEEALRVAEHIINDGNQYNPLFIFAKSGLGKTHLIQAIAHKMKKQGRSVIYINPNTFTRHISVLLQENNQQKIKEMKEQFEEADIVMFDDFQSLGVGNKKGTLQVIFSILDQRISVNKVTIFSSDKPLYLLNQAFDERLISRLSAGLQIEIKRPSQDDLFKIVNFLIDKYQMDSKKWDKEAIVYITRNYANNIRNLLGALTRIRFHKNEIDKNLNSRYSLVTVNNILDTMQKNKENVTAETIIDYVAKHYKISKKDILGKSRKRDIVLARHIAMFVIREQLKFSLEKIASLFGNRDHSTVVNAIRKIEKECDEPDHSMKNTISLIKDDIYRIS; from the coding sequence ATGACAACTAGCGATGTATTAAAGAAATATGATTCTGCTTCCTTAAAAAAATACACTAAAAAGACATTAGAATATCTTAAAAATGCAGTAGAAGATATCAGTATTTACAAAACTTGAGTAAATTTTGAAATTATTGATGTCAAAATGGAAAATCATTTCTACATCAATACAAATTTAAGTGAAAAAATGATGTCAATTTGAGTTAAACCATATGAAGAAAGTATTGAAGAGGCATTGAAATTTGCTTTTGGTTGTTCTTCATGTCAAATTACTTTTTTGGCGAAAAAAACAGTAGAAAAAACTAAAAAAGAAGATGTTAAAACAAAGAGTGTCACAAAAAAAGTAGAAACTGAAAATGAATCTAAAGAAATTTATAATGATTCTTTAAATAAAGAATATACATTTGAAAATTATGTTCGTGCCGATTTTAATGAAGAAGCATTAAGAGTTGCAGAACATATTATTAATGATGGAAATCAATATAATCCTTTATTCATTTTTGCAAAATCAGGCCTTGGTAAAACGCACTTAATTCAAGCAATTGCTCACAAAATGAAAAAACAAGGAAGATCTGTTATTTACATTAATCCAAACACCTTTACTAGACACATTTCAGTGCTTTTACAAGAAAATAATCAACAAAAAATTAAAGAAATGAAAGAACAATTTGAAGAAGCTGACATTGTAATGTTCGATGATTTTCAAAGTTTGGGTGTTGGAAACAAAAAAGGTACACTGCAAGTTATTTTCTCAATCTTGGATCAGCGTATTTCAGTCAACAAAGTAACTATTTTTTCTTCAGATAAACCTCTATATTTGTTAAATCAAGCTTTTGACGAACGTTTAATTTCAAGACTTAGTGCCGGATTACAAATTGAAATTAAGAGACCTTCTCAAGATGATTTATTTAAAATAGTTAATTTCTTAATTGATAAATATCAAATGGATTCCAAAAAATGAGACAAAGAAGCTATTGTTTATATCACAAGAAATTATGCAAATAATATTAGAAACCTTTTGGGGGCCTTAACAAGAATTAGATTTCATAAAAATGAAATTGATAAAAATTTAAACTCTAGATATTCATTAGTAACTGTTAATAACATTCTTGACACAATGCAAAAAAATAAAGAAAATGTTACTGCTGAAACAATCATTGACTATGTTGCCAAACATTACAAAATATCTAAGAAAGATATTCTGGGTAAAAGCAGAAAAAGAGATATTGTTCTTGCAAGACATATTGCAATGTTTGTTATTAGAGAACAATTAAAATTTTCACTTGAAAAAATTGCTTCACTTTTCGGCAATAGAGATCACTCAACAGTGGTTAATGCTATTAGAAAAATTGAAAAAGAATGCGATGAACCAGATCATAGTATGAAAAATACTATTTCATTAATAAAAGATGATATCTACAGAATTAGCTAA
- a CDS encoding DNA polymerase III subunit beta yields the protein MKFLIDKKIFDETVEIVSRYTDPINTSYGLRCILFNVTNESIELSATNGYISIVKKIDVDNEKIKVFEEGQFLIQASLFKNIIKKSNKEITVSDEIGEIEISSGETKYTLSPNNINIFPGIEETYEPKKIEIDTNSFKKAIKSVSFAVSTEEHTFKCINFYFEDNLINITATDKYRLARYSLKVNSLFNSPFDISVLASSVKELIPNDAPKKVVLLFNNTKFGVEYKNTKIIARITDITYPRLDHLFNTEEIKNSIKIDKDIFVDLLNKAFVISGQGNKKVELNFSKNELRVSTYIQEIGTSLVKTSEIEFEGSKTLSFDVDYNFIKDALNVYSGEVILLTDDKPNKILILSKSNEECKQILSPIRR from the coding sequence ATGAAATTTTTGATTGATAAAAAAATCTTTGATGAAACTGTTGAAATAGTTTCAAGATATACTGATCCAATAAATACTTCATATGGATTAAGATGTATTCTTTTTAATGTAACTAATGAAAGTATTGAATTGTCAGCAACTAATGGATATATAAGCATAGTTAAAAAAATTGATGTTGATAATGAAAAAATTAAAGTTTTTGAAGAAGGTCAATTTTTAATTCAAGCTTCATTATTCAAGAATATTATTAAAAAATCTAACAAAGAAATTACTGTATCTGATGAAATTGGTGAAATTGAAATTAGTTCAGGAGAAACAAAATATACGTTATCACCTAATAATATAAATATCTTCCCTGGAATTGAAGAAACATACGAACCTAAAAAAATTGAAATCGACACTAACAGTTTTAAAAAAGCTATTAAATCTGTTAGTTTTGCGGTTTCAACCGAAGAACACACCTTTAAATGTATCAATTTTTATTTCGAAGATAATTTAATTAATATTACTGCAACAGATAAATATAGATTAGCAAGATATAGTTTAAAAGTTAATTCACTTTTTAATTCTCCTTTTGACATTTCCGTTCTTGCATCTAGTGTTAAGGAATTAATTCCTAACGATGCTCCAAAAAAAGTTGTGCTCCTCTTTAATAACACAAAATTTGGAGTAGAGTACAAAAATACAAAAATTATTGCAAGAATTACAGATATTACTTATCCTAGATTAGATCATTTATTTAACACTGAAGAAATTAAGAATAGTATAAAAATAGATAAAGATATTTTTGTGGATTTATTAAATAAAGCTTTTGTTATTTCTGGACAGGGAAACAAAAAGGTTGAACTTAATTTTTCTAAAAATGAATTAAGAGTTTCAACTTATATTCAAGAAATTGGAACATCTTTAGTTAAAACCTCTGAAATTGAATTTGAAGGCTCAAAAACTCTTTCTTTTGACGTGGATTATAATTTTATTAAGGATGCTTTAAATGTTTATTCTGGTGAAGTTATTTTACTGACTGATGATAAACCGAATAAGATATTAATTCTTTCAAAATCTAATGAAGAATGTAAACAAATTCTTTCTCCTATAAGAAGGTAA